DNA from Microcoleus sp. bin38.metabat.b11b12b14.051:
GTTCGCTTTTAGATGTGGGATTCCCCGCGCTACGTATCATAGATGGATATCTGGAGCCACAGAACCAAAATTTTCTCTCTTTCAGTTGAAAGCAATTTGCCGGGAGTTACAAATAGAAAAAATAGATGAACTTCCAGAGAGCTTTGGCCCCAATTAGCAATTAAATTAAACCAACA
Protein-coding regions in this window:
- a CDS encoding helix-turn-helix transcriptional regulator produces the protein MSSRKERRQEGNSPLEALRIHKTNLSQDEFAFRCGIPRATYHRWISGATEPKFSLFQLKAICRELQIEKIDELPESFGPN